Genomic window (Campylobacter sp. RM16704):
TACTCTTTGTATTAATCTAATGAGCTCTCCAGGAAGTGGCAAAACAACGCTTTTAGAAGAAACTATAAAAACTTTAAAAGATGATTTAAAAATAGCTGTGGTTGAAGGGGATTTAGAAACTAATAATGATGCAAATCGCATTATCAAAGCAGGAGGATTAGCTCATCAAATCACTACAGGACAAACTTGTCATTTAGATGCTTTTATGGTACATGAAGCTTTGCATCATTTTAAACTTAGTGAACTTGATATAGTTTTTGTTGAAAATGTGGGAAATTTAGTATGCCCTGCAAGTTATGATTTGGGTGAGCATTTAAATGTAGTTTTGCTTTCAGTAACAGAAGGTAGTGATAAGGTAGAAAAATATCCAGTGATGTTTAGAAAGGCTGATTTATTAATCATTACTAAAGCTGATTTAGCTCAGCATTTTGACTTTGATTTTAAAGTAGCTTCCATGGCAGCTAAAAGATTAAATCCTAAAATAGATATTATGATTTTAGATAGCAAAACAAAAACAGGATTTGATCTTTGGATAAATTATCTAAAAATGAAAAAGGAGCTTAGCTAATGTGTCTTTCTATACCTTCTAAAATTTTAGAAATTGATGAGCTAAATTCAGCCATAGTAGAAACTTTAGGGGTTAAAAGAAGAGTGAGTTTGGATTTAATAAGCGAGCCTTTAAAAGTAGGCGATTATGTGCTTATACATGTGGGTTTTGCTATGGAAAAAATCGACACTCAAGCTGCACAAGAGAGTTTAAAAATTTATACCGATATAGCAGAGAAAATGCAAAATGGCCAAATTGATGAAAATGAAGGCGATATGGGGCTAAAAAATGGATTTAATTAATGATTTTAGAGATAAAGAAAGAATTTTAGCCTTAAAAGAACTTATTGCTTCTAAAATTACTAAGCCTATTAATATCATGGAAATTTGCGGTGGACATACGCATAGCATTATGAAATTTGGTTTACCTGATTTATTACCCAAAGAAATTAATTTTGTTCATGGTCCAGGCTGTCCTGTGTGTGTTATGCCAAGAGAGCGTATTGATGTGGCTTTAAAGCTTGCAAGTATGTCAAATACTATCTTTTGTGTATTAGGCGATATGCTTAAAGTGCCAGGAAGCTATGAAAGCTTAATTGATCTTAGAGCTAAAGGAGCTGATGTTAGAGCGCTTTATACACCTTTGGATGTGATAGACATAGCTTTAAAAAACCCTGAAAAAAATATAATCTTTTTTACCATAGGTTTTGAGACAACTACACCTATGAGTGGGGTGATTATAGAAAAAAGCATGGCTTTAAATTTAAAAAATTTATTTTTTCATATCAATCATGTGTTGGTTCCACCTGCAGTAGAAGCTATCATGCAAGATAAAAATGTAAAAATTGACGCCTTTTTAGGACCTTCTCATGTAAGCGTTATCACAGGATCAAACATTTATAAACCTATTGCTAAAAAATACAAAACTCCTATAGCAGTGAGTGGTTTTGAGCCAGTTGATATAATGCTTAGTGTGTTAAATATAGTAGAGCAAATGAATGTAAATACTTTTGAAGTTTATAATGAATATCACAGAGTAGTTAGCAAAGAGGGAAATTTAAAAGCCAAAGCTTTAGTAGAAAAATACTTTAAACCTTGTGATTTTGAATTTAGAGGTCTTGGAGTGATTGCAAATGGTGGACTTTGTTTAAAAGATGAATTTGCACACTTAGATGCTAGCAAAGTGTTTGATTGTAAAGTACAAAGTAAAGATGAAAGCAAAGCTTGTATTTGTGGTCAAATTTTAAGAGGCTTAGCTAAACCTTATGATTGTAAGGTGTTTGCAAAAGCTTGTACTCCAAAAAATCCCATAGGTAGCTGTATGGTTTCTAGTGAAGGAGCTTGTGCGGCTTATTATAAATACTATCAAGATAAGGCATAAAATGAAGCAAATTACTCTAGCTCATGGTGGCGGTGGCGAAGAAATGAATGCTTTGATAAACGAAATTTTTTCTATTTTTGAAAATGATGTTTTAAAAGAGGCAAATGATGCTGCTATTTTAGATGATTTGGCTTTTAGCACCGATTCTTTTGTACTAAATCCTATCTTTTTAAAAGATATAAATATAGGAAAATTAGCAGTTTGTGGTAGCGTAAATGATGTATTAATGGTGGGAGCAAAACCGCTATATTTATCGCTAGCTTTGATTTTAGAAGAGGGTTTTGAGATAGAAAAGTTAAAAATTATACTAAAATCTATAAAAGAAGAATGCGATAAAGCGGGAGTAAAACTAGTTTGTGGGGATACTAAAGTTGTTCCTAAAAATAAAGGCGATGAAATATATATTAATACTTCATGTATAGGTAAAAATATACAAAAAATCAATACCAAAGACTTAAAAAGTGGTTGTAGTATCTTAGTTTCAAGGGATATTGGAGCTCATGGTTGTGCAGTTTTGGTTGAAAGAAATAATTTAGAGGCAAATATCCAAAGTGATTGCAAAAGCTTAAAAGATGAAGTTTTAACACTTTTAAATGCAGATATTTCTATAAAAGCAATGCGTGATGCTACGCGTGGTGGGCTTAGTGCGGTTTTAAATGAATGGTCTAAATTGAGTAATTTAGAGCTTTTAATATATGAAGAAAAAATCCCAGTTTGCGATGAAGTTTTAGGGGTTTGTGAGCTTTTTGGGTATGAGCCTTATGAGCTTGCAAATGAAGGAACTTTTATTATTTGTGTAGATAAAAAAGATGAGCAAAAAACATTAGAAATTTTAAAACAATTCAATGCTAATGCAGCTATTATAGGTGAAATCACAGCTAATAAAAAAGCAAGAGTGGTTTTAGAAAATGCTTATGGAGCAAAACGCATTTTAGAAGCTCCAAAAGGCGAACTTTTGCCAAGAATTTGCTAATGCATGAGTTAAGCATTACAGAATCATTACTAGAGCTTTGCGAAGAATATGCTCAAGGAAAAATTATTGAAGAAGTGCATGTTAAAATAGGGCGCTTAAGCGGGGTTGAACCTCCACTTTTGCAAAGAAGCTTTGAAACTTTTAAAGAAAATAGTTCCTTATGTAAGAATGCTAAATTTATCATGCACATTCAAGAAGTAGTAGTTGAGTGTCAAAAATGCCATTTTAGCGGAGTGCTTGAAAATAATATCTTTTGGTGTCCAAAATGTGAAGATAAAGATTTAAAAATCATAGATGGGGAAGAACTTTATCTTATACAACTTGTTTTAAAAGAAAATGAGGATTTAGAAGACAATGGTAAATAAGGAAACCATTTTAGGTGTAGATTGTTTTTGGTGTACTCAGGCTGTGTTTGATGAAATTAAAAGTATAGTTTATACAGAAGTGGGTTATAGTGGTGGCAATCCAAATCCAAGTTATATAAAAGCGTGATAAATGGCGATGAAAATATAGAAGTAGCTAAGATAATATATGGTGAAAAACAAATTTCATTAGAAAAATATTAGATTTTTCTAAAAATGAACAATCCAACAAGCTTGGATAAACAAGGAATTGATGAGGAAATACAATATAGATCAGTTATTTTTTATCAAACCAATGAGGAGTTAAAAACTATTAGCAATCTTTTACAAAAGGTGCAAAAATATTATGCTAAAAGCATAGTTACGCAAGTTTTAAAACTAGAAAAATTTTATAAGGCAGAGGATTATCATCAAAAATATTTTAAAAATAATCCCAGCCAAGCTTATTGTAGATTTGTCATTGTGCTAAAGCTAGAAAAAAATAGTAAATCACTTCTAGTTTTTCTTTTTAGAAATAGGGCAAACTCCAAGCGGACAAGCTTGTTTTCCACTAAGTACTCTTATAGGACAAACAGCAAAAATACCTGTTAATAAAGGAATTAAGCCTAATAATCCCCACCAAGTTGAAAAATAAACCCCTAAAGAAAACGCCACTATGGCTAAAGCTATCCTTAACACTCTTTCTAATTTACTCATAATTTCTCCTTTTTGCTAATATTATAAATAAATTTTAAAAGTATTTCTGTGATAAAGTTACAAAGAAATTAGTATTATTTTAGATCTTTCAAGTTTGATTTTACCTTCTTTTTCTAATTCTTTTAAAATTCTTGAAACAGCTTCTCTAGCACTTCCTAGGTGATTGGCTAAAGCTTCATGGGTAATTTTTAAAGTATTATTACTAGCATTTTCTTTTAAAAAATCACAAATTCTAGAAGATAAAGGCATAAACAAAGCTTGTTCTAAAACTTTGATTAAAGTATTGAAACGCATGGTGATTAAACTTAAAACATAATTATTAATTTTTGGATATTTATTCTTTAAAATTTGAAAAATTGATGAGGGGATGATGGCTATACTTGTATTTTGAGTGCTTTGTATAAAAACATCATAAGATATACCATCCATACTACACTCAGAGCAAATAATACATTCATCATTTTCTTTAAGATGAAAAAGTGTAATCTCTTTTGCATTTGGAGTTAAAATAAAAGTTCTAAGTTCACCTTTTAAAATTTTAATAAAACCCAAGCATTTATTGTTTACTTTAAAGTTTTTTTCAATATTTTTTATTTGTACGTGTTTTTGCACAAGTTCAAGATCTTGTTTTTCTATTTCAAAACGAGAAAGAAAATTTTCCATGTTTTTAGGATTTTAAAAGCATTTTATATGCTTTAAAATTTTTAGTGGCAACTACAACCGCCACATTCACAACTTTGATTAAAGAATTTTTCTAAGGCATACATATTGGGTAGTTCAGTTACCTCATTTACCAATTCTTTATAAACAACCACACCATTTTTCACTACAAACACCGCTCTAGCTAAAATTCCCTCAAGTGGACCATCAGCCATTAAAACTCCATACTTTTCACCAAATTCTTTGGATACAAAATCACTTGCAACACTTAGATTATCTATACCCTCAGTTAAGCAAAAACGACTCATTGCAAAAGGTAAATCCATACTAATAATAATTACTTCTACTCCACTTGATGCTGCTTTTTTGTTAAATTCTCTTGCTTCAGTTGCACATACTGGAGTATCAAGGCTTGGCACACTAATAATGATTTGGGTTTTATCTTTTGGGGCGATTTCAATACCTGAAAGATCTCTAGCTTTTAAAGTGATATTTGGGGCTATATCGCCAACTTGAATATTATTACCTTTTAAATTTACTTTATTACCTTTAAATAACACACTATTCATTCTATCTCCTTTAATAATTTGTATTAATCATAATATAAAAAGATTAATAAAGTCTTATTTGCACATACCTGCTTCGATTAGAAAGCAAGAAGGTTGATAATTACTCTTTTTTATTTTATCGTATTTTGCATAGCTTAGATATAAAGTGTCTTTAGCTCTAGTCACTGCTACATAAAAAAGTCTTCTTTCTTCTTCTAAACTTCCACCCATACTCATAAGCTTTTGATTAGGAAATCTTCCTTGTGCAAGATCAATTACAAATACAAGTTCAAACTCAAGACCCTTACTAGCATGAATGCTTAAAAGATTAACCCCACTACCACTACTCATTTCACTAGCTCCAAGAGTTAAGAAATTATAGTATTTATAATTATCACTATAATTTTTTGCAAGCTCTTTTAATACAAACATTTTAGCTTCGATTTTTTCCAAAATTTCATTTTTTTTATTCAAATCCACATTTGAGTTTTTGTTAGTTGCTCTTTTGGTTGCTAAAATATCACAAATTTCTTTAAAATAATCATTTTCTAGAATTAAATTTACTAATCGGCTTGAAATTTTACATTCACTTGCCTTTTTTATAAAAATATAAATTTTTTCAAGATTTTTCGCACAAAGCTCATTGATTTTAGGTAGGCTTAAAATAGGATGGGTATTAAATTCACTTTCTAGGTTGAATCTTGATGGAGAAGCTAGTTCTTCAATATCATCAAAAAGCCCTAGTTGATAACTTTGCTTTTTGTATTTTTTTAAACTTACATTAGCATCAGGGTCTAAAAAACCTTTAATCAAACTAGAATGTCCAAGTTTTAATAAAGCATCGAAAATATCTTTTGCCAAAACTCCACCAACCCCTTTGGTGTATTCAAGTAAATGTATAAAAGCCATAATATCTTTTGGATTAAGTACAATTGCAAGCATAGAGCAAAAATTTTTAACTTCTAAACTTTCAAAAAAACTTCCTCCGCCTTTTCTTTTGCTTGCTATACCAAGTTCTCTTAAGGCTACTTCTACTCCATCAGCACTTGAATTATTTCGAAAAATAACAGCAATTTCATTAAGATGAACTCCACTTTGTAAAATAATTTTTGCAATGGTAGAGTATTGATCAAATAATTCATTAAAAGTTAGTAAGCTTGGGGCCTTAAAATTTCCCTCTCTAGTTACAATTAATTCTTTAGGATATAATCTTTCATTGTTTAAAATCACCTTATTAGCTAGTGCAAGTATGTTTTTGCTAGAACGATAGTTTTTATTTAAAGTAAAAATATTTGCATCGGCAAATCTATCTTTAAAGCTTCCTATAATAGAAATATCAGCTCCGTTAAAAGCATAAATACTTTGATCGTAATCTCCTACACAAAATAAACTCTTACTTTTAAAAGCGTCAATTAACGATCCTTGCAAGATATTTGTATCTTGATATTCATCAACTAAAATTTCATCAAATTCAAAATGATGTGAAATTAATACTTGTTTTAACTTAATGAGTAAGTCGTTAAAATCAATATAGTTAAATCGTGATTTTTCCTCTTCGTATTCTTTTAAAATATCTTCATAAATTTCAGCATAAATAGCTTGTTCATCATAATTTTGGCAAAACCAATTATAAAACTCATCCAAATTTATATTAGTATTTTGAAATAAAGAATATATATCATACAAATAGCTTGACATATAAGGTTTAGTGTCGCTTAAATGATGAAAAGTACGTTTTTCAAAAATAGAACGCAAAAGAATTTTAAGTTCACTTGCTGGCTTTAAAATAATATCGTGATTTAATTCTTTTAATAAAGTATAAGCTATACTGTGAAAAGTTCCTGCAGTTATCTTTAAAGTAATGCTTTTATCAAAATATCTATTAAGTCTTTCTATCATCTCTTTGCTAGCTTTATTAGTAAAGGTTAAAAGCATAATTTTTTCAGGCTTTATACCATTTTGAAGTAAAAATGCTATTCTTGCAACTATAGTTGAAGTTTTACCAGTTCCTGCACTTGCTATGATTAAATTATGTCCAAAAGGAGCACTAGCGGCTTTATATTGTTCTTCATTTAAACGAGATAAAGGCATAAAATTCCTAATTTAAAATTATATTTTGTATATCATTAAAATAAAAATGATTAACACCATCTTTATATTCATAATAAAGCGTAAGTTTATGAGAATCTAATATGGTTTTAACTATGTAAAGTCCAAGTCCAAAACTATCTTTGTTTTTTTTACCTTGGGTAAAAGCTTGAGTATAATATTTTAAATCTTTATCTAAAGACTTACCTTTATTCTTAAAACACAAATATTCTTTAGTTATTTCTATTGTTACTGTATTTTCTTCAGAATATTTTATAGCGTTATCTATCATATTTTTTATAGCTGTTGTAAAAAGCTTAAAGTCGACATTAACACTAAAGCTTTCTTTAATACTAATTTTAATTTTTTCATCATCATTCATAGCAATATCTTTTGCTTCATCTAAAAGATCTAAGATATTGTATTTTTTTAAATTGATTAAGCCAACTCCTGATGTAATTTGCTCGATAGCTGCAAATTCATTAATTAAAACTTCTAAACGATTGAAAGTCCCGATTAATCTTTCTTTATATTTACTATCTTTGATCATTTCAAGTGTTATTAAACCTTTGGTAATTGGAGTTTTTAATTCATGCATAATATTTCTTAAAAAAAACTGTCTTGAAGTATTGAGTTTTTGAATTCTTAAAATAGATTCATAAAAAGCCGTTGCTACTTGAGAAATTTCATCATTTCCTTTGCTGACATTTTGAATTTCATCAAGTTTATTTTCACCAAATTTATCAATTTGTCTTTTTAAGGCTCTTAATGGTTTTAATTTTCTAATAATAAAAACATATAAAATAAACAATACTAGCATTACTATACTGGCAATAAGTTTAATAACAAAATAACGATAACCTTGATATTCTAAATCTTTATACAAATAAAGTTTACCATTAAAAATGATTTTTAAATATACATTATCCTTTAAAGTGATAATCTCAACTACACCTGTACTAGTTTGGGCTCTTGCAATGGTTTCTGCTTTATATATGATTTTTCTAATAGAAACTGGATTAATTAATTCTACTATTTTGTAGTTTTTGGTTTGTTCTTGAAATTCTTTTTCACTAATTACATTATTAAAATATAGTAATCTAACATTAGCTATGAAAGAATATTTTGCATTAAGTTCATTAGTGTAATTTTGCTGATCGTATTTTATAAGCCACAAAAAAGCTAAAATCACACTAACGCTAGCAAGTAAAAAAACAAAGGTTATAGTATAAAAAATTGATGATTTATTCATTGGGTTAATTTATATCCTATACCTCTGATAGAATGAATATATTTTGGAGTTTTAGGATCATCACCAATTTTCTGTCTAATTCTACTAATGATTACATCTATGCTTTTATTACTAGAATCTTCACTAATAGAACTACAATTATATACAAGTTCTTCACGACTTACCACGCCACCTTCTTTTTTGATTAAATAACTTAGAATATCAAATTCGGCATTAGTAAAATTAATTTCTTGATCTTTCATAGTAATAGTATGCTTAAATTTGTCATAAACCAAATCTTTTTGTACTTGAGCTTGAGCAGTTTTGGTATTTGAAATTCTTCTTAAATGGCTTTTAATTCTTGCCTGAAGCTCTTGAGGATTATATGGTTTTGGTAAATAATCATCAGCACCTAAGTCAAGTGCTGCAACTTTATCACTAATATCATGTCTAGCACTTGAAATAATGATAGGTGTGTTATATTTTTTACGTATTTCTTCACAGACTTCAAGTCCATCAAGACCTGGTAAGCTTAAATCTAAAATAATTAAATCATAAGGATTTAAGGCAAGTCTTGAAAGACCTATATAAGGTTCATGTGCAATATCTACTTTCATATCAAACTGCTCTAAATATTCGGCTATAATCTCAGCTAATTCTAAATCATCTTCTATCATTAAAATATTTATCATTGTTTTCCTTTCTTAAAAAAGTAATGCTTTTACAAAACCACCTCTATTAATCCAAATTTTAACATATTCTTTGCCTTTATTCAATTCTAATGCTTTATTTAACTCTTTAAAATCAGATACTTCATATTGATCTACCCCTACGATAATATCTCCTTGTTCAAAACCTATTTTTTCAGCTTTTGATTTTGGAGTAACTTCGGTGATTAAAATACCACTAATATTTTCAGGTATGCGGTATTGCTGTTTATTTTTAGAATTTAATTCTACTAATTTTAAACCATCAATATAACCTTTTTCATATTGTAATGTTTTTTCATCAGTTTTTAACATAAATTTGACTGTTTTTATTTTATTATCTCTTTCGTAAGTTAATTCAATAGTTTGTTTTGGATCGATACTTCCTATATAATTTTTTAAATCCATAGGATTTTTAATAGTGGTTTTATCTGCTTTTATAATTAAATCACCTCTTTTTAATCCTGCATTATAAGCTGCTGAATCTTTTTGAACTTCTGTAATTAAAGCTCCTTCTTGATTTGTATAAGCTTTTTTAATATCTTGAGTTAAAGCTCCTATAACTACGCCTAAATATCCTCTTTCGATCTTGCCATACTCGATTAGTTTTTGTGCAATAGATTTAGCCATATTTGAAGGGATTGCAAATCCTATGCCGTTATTTCCTCCACTTCTTGAAAGTATAGCTGAATTTATCCCAACCAAGGCTCCTCTGCTATCTACTAAAGCTCCACCAGAATTTCCAGGATTAATAGAAGCATCTGTTTGAATAAAATTTTCGTATTGATTTAAACCTATATTATTTTTATTTAATGCTGAGATTATTCCGCTTGTTACACTACTTCCAACGCCAAAAGGATTACCTAATGCAAAAACAACATCACCTTCTAATAATTTATCAGAATCTGCAAAAGTTATAGCAGGCAAATTTTTAGCTTCAATTTTAATCACAGCTAAATCTGTTTTGGGATCAGCTCCAATTAATTTTGCTTTATATTCAGTACTAGAATCAGGTAAATTTACGGTTATTTTTTCTGCTCCTTCTATAACATGATTGTTTGTGATGATGTAACCATCATTTGAAATAATTACTCCAGAGCCAAGAGAACTAACTACTTCTTTTTCTTTATTTTTTTTATTTTTAGGAATTTGAGGAAAATCAAACCCAAAGAATTGTTTAAAATAAGGATCATTAAAAAAATCATCAATCCCAAAAGAATTGTTTCTCACTGTTTTAGTTGTTGAGATATTTACAACTGAATTTTTAACTTTTTGTATAGAATCATGATAAGAAAGTATAGTGTTTGGATTATTTGTTGGCAAAGATCTTTGAATATTATCTTCAGCTTGCTTAAAGTTAATATTAGCACTAAAAAGACTAGAAGCTGCCATTAAAGATAGAATTATTGATTTTTTCATTATTATTTCCTTTTATAAAATATTTTTACACAAGTATAAAATTTTATTTTTACACAATTGTAAATAAAAACCTTTAGTTTTAAAACTTATAAAAGTTGATTGACTAAGACTAAAGTTTATGATATAATCATGTAAAAAAAGGGATAATTAATGAGTAATAGTTTATATGAAACATTAGGCGTTTCACAAAATGCTAGCGCAGATGAGATAAAAAAAGCTTATAGAAAATTAGCAAGACGATATCACCCTGATATCAACAAAGAAAGTGGCGCTGAAGAAAAATTTAAAGAAATTAATGCAGCTTATGAGATTTTAAGTGATGAGAAAAAAAGAGCTCAATATGATAGATATGGAGATTCTATGTTTGGCGGGCAAAGCTTTCATGATTTTTCAAGAAATGCAGGTGGAGCTGATATAAACGATATTTTAAATAATATTTTTAATGGTGGTTTTGGAGGATTTGGTAGAGGTTTTAGCTCTAGTAATAATTTTAGTAGTGGTTTTGGAGGATTTGGAGGTTTTGAAGAAGATTTAGATTTGCAAGCTAGCGTAAAAATTCCTTTTGAAAAAGGAATTTTGGGTGGTGAACATCTAATAAATATTAGCAATGAACAGGTTAAAATTAAAATTCCTCATGGTATTAAAGATGGTGAAAAATTACGCATAAGAGGTAAAGGAAAAAGTTTTCAAGGTCAAAGAGGTGATTTAATTTTAAAAGTTGAGCTTGAAAAAAGTCAAGAATACAAAAGAGAAGATGATGATTTGTATAAAAAAATAGAAATTAGCCTAAAAACAGCACTTTTTGGAAATAAAATTAGTGTAAAAACTCCGAGAAAAGAAGTAAAAATTACCATACCACCAAATTCAAAAAATAACCAAAAGATTAGACTTAAAGGTTATGGAGTTCAAAATAGAAAAACAGATTTATATGGAGATTTGTATTTAATTTTAAATGTCAAACTTCCCGATATAAATACCTTAGAAGCTGATTTTGTAAAAATTTTAGAAGAGAAATTACCAAAGGAGTAAAAATGGAACATAGTTATGATGAGCCAGTATATTTAATAAGTGTAGTAGCTAAAGTTTTAAGTATCCATCCACAAACTCTAAGACAATACGAAAAAGAAGGTTTGGTAGAACCTAGTAGAACTGATGGTAAGATGAGACTTTATTCTCAAAAAGATATAGATAGGATTAAAATGATTTTACGTTTAACTAGAGATCTTGGAGTAAATTTAGCAGGTGTTGATGTAATTTTGAAACTTAAAACCAAAATAGATGAGTTTGAAAATACCATAGAAGAATTAAGACTAGAACTTGATAGAAGAGATAATCCCTCTAAATCAAGAGCAGTAATAAAACATAGAAGTAATTTTGATTTGATTTTTTTGGAAAAAATTAA
Coding sequences:
- a CDS encoding ArsS family sensor histidine kinase, giving the protein MNKSSIFYTITFVFLLASVSVILAFLWLIKYDQQNYTNELNAKYSFIANVRLLYFNNVISEKEFQEQTKNYKIVELINPVSIRKIIYKAETIARAQTSTGVVEIITLKDNVYLKIIFNGKLYLYKDLEYQGYRYFVIKLIASIVMLVLFILYVFIIRKLKPLRALKRQIDKFGENKLDEIQNVSKGNDEISQVATAFYESILRIQKLNTSRQFFLRNIMHELKTPITKGLITLEMIKDSKYKERLIGTFNRLEVLINEFAAIEQITSGVGLINLKKYNILDLLDEAKDIAMNDDEKIKISIKESFSVNVDFKLFTTAIKNMIDNAIKYSEENTVTIEITKEYLCFKNKGKSLDKDLKYYTQAFTQGKKNKDSFGLGLYIVKTILDSHKLTLYYEYKDGVNHFYFNDIQNIILN
- a CDS encoding ATP-dependent helicase → MPLSRLNEEQYKAASAPFGHNLIIASAGTGKTSTIVARIAFLLQNGIKPEKIMLLTFTNKASKEMIERLNRYFDKSITLKITAGTFHSIAYTLLKELNHDIILKPASELKILLRSIFEKRTFHHLSDTKPYMSSYLYDIYSLFQNTNINLDEFYNWFCQNYDEQAIYAEIYEDILKEYEEEKSRFNYIDFNDLLIKLKQVLISHHFEFDEILVDEYQDTNILQGSLIDAFKSKSLFCVGDYDQSIYAFNGADISIIGSFKDRFADANIFTLNKNYRSSKNILALANKVILNNERLYPKELIVTREGNFKAPSLLTFNELFDQYSTIAKIILQSGVHLNEIAVIFRNNSSADGVEVALRELGIASKRKGGGSFFESLEVKNFCSMLAIVLNPKDIMAFIHLLEYTKGVGGVLAKDIFDALLKLGHSSLIKGFLDPDANVSLKKYKKQSYQLGLFDDIEELASPSRFNLESEFNTHPILSLPKINELCAKNLEKIYIFIKKASECKISSRLVNLILENDYFKEICDILATKRATNKNSNVDLNKKNEILEKIEAKMFVLKELAKNYSDNYKYYNFLTLGASEMSSGSGVNLLSIHASKGLEFELVFVIDLAQGRFPNQKLMSMGGSLEEERRLFYVAVTRAKDTLYLSYAKYDKIKKSNYQPSCFLIEAGMCK
- the tpx gene encoding thiol peroxidase — translated: MNSVLFKGNKVNLKGNNIQVGDIAPNITLKARDLSGIEIAPKDKTQIIISVPSLDTPVCATEAREFNKKAASSGVEVIIISMDLPFAMSRFCLTEGIDNLSVASDFVSKEFGEKYGVLMADGPLEGILARAVFVVKNGVVVYKELVNEVTELPNMYALEKFFNQSCECGGCSCH
- the hypD gene encoding hydrogenase formation protein HypD; the protein is MDLINDFRDKERILALKELIASKITKPINIMEICGGHTHSIMKFGLPDLLPKEINFVHGPGCPVCVMPRERIDVALKLASMSNTIFCVLGDMLKVPGSYESLIDLRAKGADVRALYTPLDVIDIALKNPEKNIIFFTIGFETTTPMSGVIIEKSMALNLKNLFFHINHVLVPPAVEAIMQDKNVKIDAFLGPSHVSVITGSNIYKPIAKKYKTPIAVSGFEPVDIMLSVLNIVEQMNVNTFEVYNEYHRVVSKEGNLKAKALVEKYFKPCDFEFRGLGVIANGGLCLKDEFAHLDASKVFDCKVQSKDESKACICGQILRGLAKPYDCKVFAKACTPKNPIGSCMVSSEGACAAYYKYYQDKA
- a CDS encoding response regulator transcription factor, with product MINILMIEDDLELAEIIAEYLEQFDMKVDIAHEPYIGLSRLALNPYDLIILDLSLPGLDGLEVCEEIRKKYNTPIIISSARHDISDKVAALDLGADDYLPKPYNPQELQARIKSHLRRISNTKTAQAQVQKDLVYDKFKHTITMKDQEINFTNAEFDILSYLIKKEGGVVSREELVYNCSSISEDSSNKSIDVIISRIRQKIGDDPKTPKYIHSIRGIGYKLTQ
- the hypB gene encoding hydrogenase nickel incorporation protein HypB codes for the protein MCKDCGCSINGHEHHHDHHHENPALKDEKTINVISKILSKNDHQAAHNREHFNEYNTLCINLMSSPGSGKTTLLEETIKTLKDDLKIAVVEGDLETNNDANRIIKAGGLAHQITTGQTCHLDAFMVHEALHHFKLSELDIVFVENVGNLVCPASYDLGEHLNVVLLSVTEGSDKVEKYPVMFRKADLLIITKADLAQHFDFDFKVASMAAKRLNPKIDIMILDSKTKTGFDLWINYLKMKKELS
- a CDS encoding YgaP family membrane protein, whose translation is MSKLERVLRIALAIVAFSLGVYFSTWWGLLGLIPLLTGIFAVCPIRVLSGKQACPLGVCPISKKKN
- a CDS encoding HypC/HybG/HupF family hydrogenase formation chaperone, which codes for MCLSIPSKILEIDELNSAIVETLGVKRRVSLDLISEPLKVGDYVLIHVGFAMEKIDTQAAQESLKIYTDIAEKMQNGQIDENEGDMGLKNGFN
- the hypE gene encoding hydrogenase expression/formation protein HypE, which gives rise to MKQITLAHGGGGEEMNALINEIFSIFENDVLKEANDAAILDDLAFSTDSFVLNPIFLKDINIGKLAVCGSVNDVLMVGAKPLYLSLALILEEGFEIEKLKIILKSIKEECDKAGVKLVCGDTKVVPKNKGDEIYINTSCIGKNIQKINTKDLKSGCSILVSRDIGAHGCAVLVERNNLEANIQSDCKSLKDEVLTLLNADISIKAMRDATRGGLSAVLNEWSKLSNLELLIYEEKIPVCDEVLGVCELFGYEPYELANEGTFIICVDKKDEQKTLEILKQFNANAAIIGEITANKKARVVLENAYGAKRILEAPKGELLPRIC
- a CDS encoding Crp/Fnr family transcriptional regulator, coding for MENFLSRFEIEKQDLELVQKHVQIKNIEKNFKVNNKCLGFIKILKGELRTFILTPNAKEITLFHLKENDECIICSECSMDGISYDVFIQSTQNTSIAIIPSSIFQILKNKYPKINNYVLSLITMRFNTLIKVLEQALFMPLSSRICDFLKENASNNTLKITHEALANHLGSAREAVSRILKELEKEGKIKLERSKIILISL
- a CDS encoding hydrogenase maturation nickel metallochaperone HypA/HybF; this translates as MHELSITESLLELCEEYAQGKIIEEVHVKIGRLSGVEPPLLQRSFETFKENSSLCKNAKFIMHIQEVVVECQKCHFSGVLENNIFWCPKCEDKDLKIIDGEELYLIQLVLKENEDLEDNGK